A single window of Paenibacillus sp. SYP-B4298 DNA harbors:
- a CDS encoding GNAT family N-acetyltransferase: MNVEAIFDQFPILKSDELILKKIEDHHINEVFEIYDNDTVFEYCGIIPKHNKDTVKNMIGHFERDYNKRSRVKWGIFAQAEPNRLLGIIEAFDLNQKVNMVTIGYFLAESHWGKGIASEALRILLHFLFMDVNINRIQAEVMPLNEPSKKVLLKNGFIKEGTLRQATLWAGKGIIDLEMYSMLREEYINRERN; this comes from the coding sequence ATGAACGTAGAAGCCATTTTCGATCAATTTCCTATTCTCAAGTCTGATGAACTGATATTGAAAAAGATTGAAGATCATCATATCAACGAAGTATTTGAAATCTATGACAATGACACGGTCTTTGAATACTGCGGTATTATCCCCAAACACAATAAAGATACGGTAAAGAACATGATCGGGCATTTCGAGCGAGATTATAATAAAAGGTCAAGGGTCAAGTGGGGGATCTTCGCGCAGGCTGAACCTAATCGGCTGCTTGGAATCATTGAAGCTTTTGATTTGAATCAAAAGGTAAATATGGTGACGATCGGCTACTTTTTGGCGGAATCGCATTGGGGAAAAGGAATTGCTAGCGAGGCTCTAAGGATATTGCTTCATTTCTTGTTCATGGATGTCAATATAAACCGAATTCAGGCTGAAGTGATGCCTCTCAATGAGCCCTCCAAAAAGGTACTCTTGAAGAATGGCTTCATCAAGGAAGGAACGCTACGACAAGCAACATTATGGGCAGGTAAGGGAATTATCGATTTAGAGATGTATAGTATGTTAAGAGAAGAGTATATAAACCGTGAACGTAATTAG